A portion of the Collinsella aerofaciens genome contains these proteins:
- a CDS encoding LicD family protein produces MAFREYEDINELKRLQRTIEHVLKDFIHACDELDLDYYAYGGTCIGAVRHQGFIPWDDDVDVAMPRDDYEKFLSKGLSILGDKYRIDNARTQEFYPSPFSYLALVGTVNVPDFFEHCKWTRSIGIDIFPLDKVSNNPIRRMHQLVGTWFWGRLGFLSATPKPYLPFDGLKKDAIYFVCGVAHKGLKLFHVSPRWIQKNWERCAMLAKNEDCQLVTDFSDRHPMKWSATSDEIYPLLESPFDDFTVKIPHDWDGLLTRQYGAYMELPPMEQRKNHYPVALDFGSY; encoded by the coding sequence ATGGCATTTAGGGAATATGAAGATATAAATGAGCTCAAGCGGCTTCAACGAACTATCGAGCATGTTCTGAAGGATTTTATCCATGCATGTGACGAACTCGATCTTGATTATTATGCGTACGGCGGTACTTGCATCGGCGCCGTACGCCATCAGGGCTTTATTCCATGGGACGACGACGTGGATGTTGCTATGCCGCGCGATGATTACGAGAAGTTCCTATCTAAAGGTCTTTCGATTCTAGGAGATAAGTACAGAATCGATAACGCGCGAACTCAGGAATTCTACCCTTCGCCGTTTTCATACCTTGCCCTTGTGGGCACAGTGAATGTGCCTGATTTCTTTGAGCACTGTAAATGGACTCGTTCTATAGGTATTGATATTTTCCCGTTGGATAAAGTTTCCAATAATCCAATTCGAAGGATGCATCAGCTGGTTGGAACTTGGTTTTGGGGCCGTTTAGGGTTTCTTTCGGCAACTCCAAAACCATATTTGCCTTTTGATGGACTTAAGAAGGATGCTATCTATTTTGTATGCGGTGTAGCACATAAGGGACTCAAGTTATTTCACGTTTCACCACGATGGATTCAGAAGAATTGGGAGCGCTGTGCAATGTTGGCAAAAAATGAAGACTGTCAGCTCGTCACAGATTTTTCCGATAGGCATCCTATGAAGTGGTCAGCCACTTCCGATGAGATCTATCCGTTATTGGAATCTCCCTTTGATGACTTTACCGTCAAGATTCCTCATGATTGGGATGGCTTGCTTACGCGTCAATACGGTGCGTATATGGAGCTGCCTCCTATGGAACAAAGAAAGAATCACTACCCTGTAGCGTTAGATTTTGGATCATATTAA
- a CDS encoding NlpC/P60 family protein — MYRFEKKAALVCAAASLITACCLPLSANVAFAQDSVEAQSIESKADFSSVVSDDLQPEISSVIKDGWQRDESSGVWYYGKNGKHQTGWLQSGGYWYWLDPANDGAMQTGYFNVTDAGGSTTSFYANDGNAATPFGALYQNCWLRNSDGKCFYANAGGDLAAGWFYQNGTWYYLDPATHVMQVGFVDLGSGKYYLDASGAMKTGWILVDGNWYWAYSSGALASSWQTIGGARYYFDSQTFIMFKGRQKINGCTYIFGDYGLANGWYKDGSDWYYCSNGIAATGWKLVNGAWYYLDPASDGKMFVGYLDLGNATYYLRSNGAMAVGWAQVEDGWYFASQSGALISGWYKEGASWYYLDPVSHLMKTGLFEVSGNDCFANQSGRLVVSSWVTVNDGVQRYADDNGYLCKDVIRENGTILKIAGADGWQVASGWVNVANLRFYAEPGTGAIHLGWLKIDGDWYWLDADSGVMKTGWVFTGGAWYYLNADGKMATGWKCLNGTWYYLESNGSMHVGWLKDSGKWYWLDGSGAMATGARTIDGVRRIFWSDGQCDKVGWQNPPQYPQVSSWTVQLPSYCTGYFTYVTPSRISVEATREDCVNAFIQRAYEYIGTQYIEPWSTAPGGAVDCSGFVLQCLYATGMDMGVYNPYNHRWDPSQTYNSMNWYRSNIFMPVSTNSIQRGDVIYYRGHIAIALGGGMMIDSWPHQGVGIHPISARGNVIGAARPFV; from the coding sequence ATGTATCGATTCGAAAAGAAGGCCGCGCTTGTTTGTGCTGCCGCGTCATTAATCACTGCTTGCTGCTTGCCCCTGAGTGCGAATGTCGCGTTTGCACAGGATTCCGTTGAGGCTCAGAGTATTGAGTCAAAAGCGGATTTTTCTTCTGTGGTTTCCGATGATTTGCAACCTGAGATTTCTTCCGTCATAAAAGATGGCTGGCAACGAGACGAGTCGTCTGGAGTTTGGTATTACGGAAAAAACGGTAAACACCAAACCGGCTGGCTGCAAAGCGGGGGCTATTGGTATTGGCTTGATCCAGCCAATGATGGTGCAATGCAGACAGGTTATTTCAATGTGACCGATGCTGGCGGATCAACTACTTCGTTTTATGCGAACGACGGTAATGCCGCAACGCCTTTTGGCGCGCTATATCAGAACTGCTGGCTACGCAACTCAGATGGAAAATGTTTTTATGCCAATGCTGGAGGCGATTTAGCTGCTGGTTGGTTTTACCAAAACGGCACATGGTATTACCTGGATCCTGCCACCCATGTAATGCAGGTTGGTTTTGTCGACCTCGGGAGCGGGAAATACTATTTAGATGCCTCTGGTGCTATGAAAACCGGCTGGATTCTCGTTGACGGGAATTGGTACTGGGCTTATTCATCGGGTGCCCTTGCTTCGTCATGGCAGACGATAGGTGGGGCTCGCTATTATTTTGACTCACAGACGTTCATCATGTTCAAGGGTCGTCAAAAGATCAATGGATGTACCTACATTTTTGGTGACTATGGCCTTGCAAATGGATGGTACAAGGATGGATCAGATTGGTATTATTGCTCTAACGGTATTGCGGCTACTGGCTGGAAACTCGTTAACGGCGCTTGGTATTATCTCGACCCAGCTTCCGACGGTAAAATGTTCGTTGGGTATTTAGATCTTGGCAATGCAACTTATTATTTAAGGTCTAATGGGGCCATGGCTGTTGGTTGGGCCCAGGTCGAGGACGGCTGGTATTTCGCCTCCCAATCTGGTGCACTTATTTCTGGCTGGTATAAAGAAGGTGCGAGCTGGTATTACCTGGACCCTGTTAGCCATCTCATGAAAACGGGCTTATTTGAGGTGAGCGGCAACGATTGTTTTGCAAACCAGAGCGGTAGGCTTGTGGTTTCAAGCTGGGTTACCGTTAATGACGGCGTTCAAAGATACGCCGATGATAATGGATATCTTTGCAAGGATGTGATTCGCGAAAACGGCACTATCCTAAAAATCGCTGGAGCTGATGGTTGGCAAGTTGCGTCCGGCTGGGTTAATGTCGCAAATCTTAGGTTTTACGCTGAGCCCGGAACGGGTGCCATTCATCTTGGATGGCTGAAGATTGACGGCGATTGGTATTGGCTTGATGCCGATTCTGGCGTGATGAAGACCGGATGGGTTTTTACTGGCGGTGCATGGTATTACCTAAACGCCGACGGAAAAATGGCAACTGGTTGGAAATGCCTGAATGGAACATGGTATTACCTTGAGTCCAATGGAAGCATGCATGTTGGCTGGCTTAAAGATTCGGGTAAGTGGTATTGGTTAGACGGCAGCGGCGCTATGGCAACGGGCGCAAGGACCATCGATGGCGTTCGCCGAATTTTCTGGAGCGATGGCCAGTGTGACAAAGTTGGCTGGCAAAATCCTCCGCAGTATCCTCAGGTCAGCTCTTGGACTGTTCAGCTGCCTAGCTATTGCACCGGATACTTTACCTATGTGACCCCTTCTCGCATTTCTGTCGAAGCAACGCGGGAAGATTGCGTGAACGCCTTTATCCAGCGCGCCTATGAGTATATCGGTACGCAATATATTGAGCCTTGGTCTACCGCTCCCGGTGGAGCTGTTGATTGCTCTGGTTTTGTCTTGCAGTGCCTTTATGCTACTGGCATGGATATGGGTGTTTACAACCCTTATAACCATCGCTGGGATCCAAGCCAAACCTACAATTCCATGAATTGGTATCGAAGTAATATCTTTATGCCCGTGAGTACGAACTCAATTCAGCGTGGCGATGTGATTTATTATCGCGGGCATATCGCAATTGCACTTGGCGGCGGTATGATGATTGACTCCTGGCCTCATCAGGGCGTCGGAATTCATCCCATTAGCGCAAGGGGTAATGTGATCGGCGCAGCCCGTCCATTTGTGTAA
- a CDS encoding phosphotransferase, whose protein sequence is MELTKRNFTVLYEYLKNPYASQREVAERTGLSLGSVNAANKELTNEGLLESDSLTDSGYEALHPYKVENAVILAAGLSSRFAPISYEKPKGLLKVRGEILIERQIRQLQDAGISNITVVVGYKKEYFFYLESKFGVSIVVNNEYASKNNHASLMCVKERLGNTYICSSDDYLLNNPFEAYVWKAFYSAQYAEGATKEWCIQTGAMDRITNVTIGGSDAWYMLGHVYFDKAFSLAFKQILETEYNKPETTDKLWEDLYIEHIKELDMAIKKYPEGEINEFDSLDELRAFDPHFIENVDSDIFNNIEQVLGCSKSEIHDVYPLKQGLTNLSCHFRTNDGEYVYRHPGVGTELLINRNGEVAALKKAKELGLDDTFIHEDPKRGWKISKFVPNAKQPDPHDAAQMNRMMQMCRSLHESGANVETEFDFYLEAKRYESLLLEKGPIDIPGYREMAAEIDELEHFVQADNAPKCLCHNDFFYLNFLIDENDKYYLIDWEYAGMSDYANDFGTCSVCCELSEDEVDRALDAYFGRKATNNEVAHNYAHIALAGWCWYLWSLLKEAEGDFVGEWLYIYFNYGAKYLKKALEIYRKGE, encoded by the coding sequence GTGGAACTGACCAAGCGTAACTTTACAGTTCTGTACGAATACCTAAAGAACCCATATGCCAGCCAGCGAGAAGTTGCCGAGCGGACTGGCCTTTCACTTGGATCAGTAAACGCAGCAAATAAAGAGCTCACGAATGAGGGCCTTCTCGAATCGGACAGCCTAACCGACAGCGGTTACGAAGCGCTTCATCCCTATAAGGTTGAAAACGCAGTGATATTGGCTGCGGGGCTTTCGAGCCGCTTTGCTCCCATTTCGTATGAAAAGCCCAAAGGCCTTTTAAAAGTACGTGGTGAGATTCTCATTGAGCGTCAGATTAGGCAGCTGCAAGACGCGGGTATCAGCAATATCACCGTCGTTGTCGGCTATAAAAAAGAGTATTTCTTCTATCTTGAAAGCAAGTTCGGCGTTTCGATTGTCGTCAACAACGAATACGCATCCAAAAATAACCACGCATCGCTTATGTGCGTAAAAGAGCGGCTTGGCAACACCTACATTTGCTCAAGCGATGATTACCTTCTAAACAATCCGTTTGAAGCATATGTTTGGAAAGCATTTTATTCTGCTCAATATGCTGAAGGCGCCACCAAAGAATGGTGCATTCAAACGGGAGCAATGGATAGAATCACCAATGTTACGATTGGCGGTTCCGATGCATGGTATATGCTCGGACATGTTTACTTTGATAAAGCGTTCTCGCTTGCGTTTAAGCAGATTCTTGAAACGGAATATAACAAGCCCGAAACAACGGACAAGCTTTGGGAAGATCTGTATATCGAGCACATCAAGGAGCTCGATATGGCGATCAAGAAGTATCCTGAGGGCGAGATCAACGAATTCGATTCTCTTGATGAGCTGCGTGCCTTTGATCCGCATTTTATCGAAAACGTTGACTCCGATATTTTCAATAACATCGAGCAAGTGCTCGGCTGTTCCAAATCAGAGATTCACGACGTTTATCCCCTTAAACAAGGCCTTACGAACCTGTCGTGCCACTTTAGAACCAATGATGGAGAGTACGTTTACCGCCATCCGGGAGTCGGAACCGAACTGCTTATTAACAGAAATGGAGAAGTAGCCGCACTTAAAAAGGCCAAGGAACTCGGCCTTGACGATACGTTTATTCATGAGGACCCAAAGCGCGGTTGGAAAATTTCGAAGTTTGTACCCAACGCAAAGCAGCCTGATCCACATGATGCTGCCCAAATGAATCGAATGATGCAGATGTGTCGTTCGCTTCACGAGAGCGGTGCAAATGTCGAAACCGAATTTGACTTCTACCTCGAAGCGAAGCGCTACGAATCACTTCTTCTGGAAAAAGGCCCCATCGACATTCCAGGCTACAGGGAAATGGCCGCCGAAATCGATGAATTGGAGCACTTTGTTCAGGCCGACAATGCACCAAAATGCCTTTGTCACAATGACTTCTTCTACCTCAATTTTCTTATCGATGAAAACGACAAGTACTATCTCATTGACTGGGAATATGCTGGCATGAGCGATTACGCGAACGATTTTGGAACGTGCAGTGTCTGCTGCGAGCTTTCCGAAGATGAAGTCGACCGCGCGCTTGATGCATATTTTGGGCGCAAGGCAACTAACAACGAAGTTGCGCATAACTATGCGCATATTGCCCTTGCAGGATGGTGCTGGTACCTCTGGTCTCTTCTGAAAGAAGCCGAAGGTGACTTCGTGGGCGAGTGGCTCTATATCTACTTTAATTACGGTGCCAAATACCTCAAAAAAGCACTGGAGATCTATCGGAAAGGTGAGTAA